The following are from one region of the Stanieria sp. NIES-3757 genome:
- a CDS encoding CAB/ELIP/HLIP superfamily protein produces the protein MEKQTNKFGFTPFAENWNGRLAMLGFVIAIAVELMTGKGILAQLGLM, from the coding sequence ATGGAAAAACAAACAAACAAATTCGGTTTTACTCCTTTTGCTGAAAACTGGAATGGTCGTTTAGCGATGTTAGGATTTGTAATCGCGATCGCTGTTGAATTAATGACTGGTAAAGGAATTTTGGCTCAATTAGGTTTAATGTAA
- a CDS encoding MutS2 family protein, which produces MIKTETLDLLEWHRLCQHLSTFAATKLGAVAARGLQLPTTKTESLELLAQTKEVYSLEQQLDSSWSFKGIEDIGESLERAKIGGLLSAQELLDLATTLAGVRKLRRTIDAKTEDLPTLTQLVTELRTYPEIEQEIHHCIDDRGEVADRANPKLAEIRSQIKRLRDKIYKILQNIVQKQVGAVQEAVITQRDGRFVIPVKAPQKDSIPGIVHDISSTGSTLYVEPNAVVQLGNQLRQAERQEKREEEAVLRALTEKVAAVQEDLEQLLAIATVLDLATARARYSWWLGANPPRFVDVNQGETVTLRQLRHPLLVWQQQHEQGTEVIPIDVQIQPQIRVVAITGPNTGGKTVTLKTIGLAALMAKAGLFIPAKEPVEIPWFEQVLADIGDEQSLQQSLSTFSGHIRRISRIIEASNLEDSLILFDEIGAGTDPAEGSALAIAILKYLAEKALLTIATTHYGELKALKYQDERFENASVEFNDQTLKPTYRLLWGIPGRSNALTIAHRLGLKPEIVEDAQQRVGVSTSEELNLVIAALEAERREQETKAKEATKLLEQTERFYTEVSAKASSLQERERELKIAQEKAVQQAILAAKAEIAQVIRRLQQGEQTAQKAQKATDELNQIAERELAKTKQPKRTKPGYKPKVGERIRIPSLGQTGEVLSIDEEEKQLTVRFGLMKMTVATDEIESLDGQKVEAPVKPKTSSSTTAKQTPSKPAVAVRTSKNTVDLRGSRVANAEADLENAIASATESGVLWIIHGKGTGRLREGIHEFLKRHPQIERFELAPQNEGGSGVTIVYLK; this is translated from the coding sequence TTGATTAAGACAGAAACTTTAGATTTATTAGAATGGCATCGTTTGTGTCAGCATCTATCTACCTTTGCAGCTACCAAACTAGGAGCGGTGGCAGCTAGAGGATTGCAGTTGCCTACTACCAAAACAGAAAGTCTTGAATTATTAGCCCAGACTAAGGAAGTTTATAGTTTAGAACAGCAGTTAGATTCTAGCTGGTCGTTTAAAGGGATTGAAGATATTGGGGAATCCTTAGAAAGAGCAAAAATTGGTGGACTTTTATCTGCTCAAGAATTACTAGATCTGGCTACTACTTTGGCAGGAGTCCGAAAATTACGAAGAACTATTGATGCCAAGACAGAAGATTTACCAACTTTAACTCAATTAGTTACTGAACTACGAACTTATCCAGAAATTGAACAAGAAATTCATCATTGTATTGACGATCGCGGTGAAGTAGCTGACCGAGCTAATCCTAAATTAGCAGAGATTCGCAGTCAAATAAAAAGATTACGCGACAAAATTTATAAAATACTGCAAAATATTGTTCAAAAACAGGTAGGAGCAGTTCAAGAAGCGGTAATTACTCAACGAGATGGTCGTTTTGTGATTCCTGTTAAAGCACCGCAAAAAGATTCTATTCCTGGTATTGTCCACGACATTTCTAGTACTGGTTCTACCTTATATGTTGAACCAAACGCAGTAGTTCAATTAGGTAATCAACTAAGACAAGCAGAAAGACAAGAAAAGAGAGAAGAAGAAGCGGTTTTAAGAGCCTTAACCGAAAAAGTTGCAGCAGTACAAGAAGACTTAGAACAATTACTTGCGATCGCCACAGTTTTAGATTTGGCGACTGCCAGGGCGCGTTATAGTTGGTGGTTGGGAGCAAATCCTCCTCGATTTGTTGATGTTAATCAAGGAGAAACGGTAACCTTACGTCAGTTGAGACATCCTTTATTAGTCTGGCAACAACAGCACGAACAAGGTACAGAAGTTATCCCGATTGATGTGCAAATTCAACCCCAGATTCGGGTAGTAGCAATTACAGGGCCTAATACAGGGGGAAAAACCGTTACTCTCAAGACAATTGGTTTAGCTGCCCTGATGGCAAAAGCAGGTTTGTTTATTCCTGCCAAAGAACCAGTAGAAATACCTTGGTTTGAGCAAGTTTTAGCTGATATTGGGGATGAACAATCCTTACAACAAAGTTTATCGACCTTTTCAGGTCATATTCGTCGGATTAGTCGTATTATTGAGGCTTCAAATCTTGAAGATTCCCTGATTTTATTTGATGAAATTGGGGCAGGAACAGATCCTGCTGAAGGTAGTGCTTTAGCGATCGCAATTTTGAAATATTTGGCAGAAAAAGCTTTACTAACTATTGCCACTACGCATTATGGAGAATTAAAAGCTCTCAAATATCAAGATGAGCGATTTGAAAATGCTTCGGTAGAATTTAACGATCAAACTTTAAAACCTACCTATCGCTTATTATGGGGAATTCCTGGACGTTCTAATGCTTTAACTATTGCCCATCGCTTGGGATTAAAACCAGAAATTGTTGAGGATGCCCAACAACGAGTGGGAGTCAGTACTTCCGAAGAGCTTAATTTGGTAATTGCAGCCTTAGAAGCAGAAAGAAGAGAACAAGAAACTAAAGCTAAAGAAGCTACTAAATTATTAGAACAAACTGAACGTTTTTATACGGAAGTATCAGCCAAAGCCTCCTCTCTCCAAGAAAGAGAAAGAGAATTGAAAATAGCTCAAGAAAAAGCAGTTCAGCAAGCCATTCTGGCAGCCAAAGCCGAAATCGCCCAAGTAATTCGGCGTTTACAACAAGGAGAACAAACCGCCCAAAAAGCCCAAAAAGCTACTGATGAACTAAATCAAATTGCAGAAAGGGAATTAGCCAAAACCAAACAACCCAAACGAACCAAACCAGGTTATAAACCTAAAGTCGGGGAAAGAATTAGAATTCCTAGTCTTGGACAAACTGGAGAAGTATTGAGTATTGATGAGGAGGAAAAACAATTAACTGTCCGTTTTGGTTTGATGAAAATGACCGTAGCTACCGACGAGATCGAATCCTTAGATGGACAAAAAGTAGAAGCACCCGTTAAACCCAAAACTTCATCATCAACCACAGCCAAACAAACTCCATCCAAACCAGCAGTAGCAGTCCGAACTTCCAAAAATACCGTCGATTTAAGAGGTAGTAGAGTGGCTAACGCCGAAGCAGATTTAGAAAATGCGATCGCGTCTGCTACAGAATCAGGGGTATTATGGATTATTCATGGTAAAGGTACAGGGCGTTTACGGGAAGGAATTCACGAATTTCTCAAACGACATCCTCAAATAGAAAGGTTTGAACTAGCACCTCAAAATGAAGGAGGTTCAGGAGTTACAATTGTTTATCTGAAGTAA